The Petrotoga mobilis SJ95 genomic sequence TGTTTGTCAAGGGCCTAAATGCGTTCATTGATGAGATATTTATTATCTCTCCATAACCTTTTTCTGCAAAATATTCTCCAAACACTTGACTTGCCAAAAATGTTCCCAAGAAGTTCAAGTTAAAAACCCACTGTACTGCGTCTTCTGGGAGTTCAAAAAAAGATTTATCTTTACTTGTTGTTGCTTCGGGTTTGTTTCCACCCGCTCCGTTTATCAGTATATCTATTTTACCAAATGTTTTAAGAATTTCATCTTTTGCTCTTATTAAATCATTTTTTTGTAAGACGTTGGTTTTAATCGTTATGTGTTCAACACCTTTTTCTGTTAATTCATTATTTAACATAGCCAGAGCTTTTTCTGATAGATCCAGTACAGCAATCTTCCCACCAGCTTCTCCCAAAGACCTAGCCATTTCAGAGCATAGAACACCTGCTCCACCTGTTATCGCTATTACTTTGCCTTCCACGTTAAAATAATCTTCGACTTTACTCACTTTGATCATCTCCTTTTAAAAATTCTTAATTATATTATACAATTAATTCGTTCTAAAATGAAATTAATTATTTATACTATAACCGCTTCTAATTCTGCCTAATCGACTCAAATTACTTTTAATCGTGGATAATTCAAAAAAATAATGTTGCAGCCATGGAAGACCATCCTTGGTTGAGTGATCCTCGAGCATAGATTGGACTATAGTATTCCACAGGGTTTATCCATCCTTTTTCCAAGGAGTATTCCCACCATCTAGTTAAAGGATATTTATAATCCATACCTTCTCTTTTCTTAACCAGAGCATATATAGAAGACAAATAAGGCCAATCACTTCCGTTGTGGTACCTGTACGGGAAAACACTTTTACTGAAAAGGTGCTTTTTTGATTTGAAAAAAGGCCAAACGGACATAACCCCCCAATCTTCAAACTTTTGCTCTTTGTTATTCTTTGTTTCAAGCATTCTCTCCATAGCGTTTAAAGTCTTTCTTTTTTTGTCTTCATCTGCTATATCAAAAAGCAAAGCCAATATCGTATCTATATTCAAGTGATCTTCTAAATAGTCACCAATAAAATCATTAAAATATCCTTTTTTCTCGTTCCACATTTTTTTGTTGAAATTATGTTTCATTATTTGATATTTTTCTCTTGTATCTTCGGCAATCTTTTTATCACCGATTAAATCATATATTAAAGAAGCTTCTTCAAAGGCTTTTATCTGAATCGCCAAATCGTAGGTAACAGCTCCATTTCTGTACACATTATCCGCCCAATCGTTTGAATCATAAGGCTTTTCAAATAATAAATCATTATCAGTATCTAAACTAATATACCTTTTAAGAATATTACCAATCTTATCCAATACGGTGCCATCTTGAAATCGTTCTTTTAAAATACTCAAGTCTCCAGTATTATTAATGTAATCGGACAAAAGTATTATGTAGTACCCTCCAGAGTCATGATGGTTTGACCACCAATCTTTTTCGTATTTATAAAATTCTTTTGCCTTTTTGGGTAACATATCTTTTTTACTTCTAATAAAAGCCAATTCTTCTTCACCTAATTTCATTACACCACTGGGGCAGCTCCCATCTTCGTGAACACCTTCGGATAAAAATAAAATTTGGTTTTTGGCAAATTTCGGATCCACTTTCATTATTGGCTGGATAGTCCAAAAACTATCTCTGAAATATGTTCTATTGGGAAAAGAATAATTAACCCCTGCTGCTAAAGCTAGATTTCCATCATAATCTTTTATCGAGGAAAAAGCCGTGTGCATTGTAAACAAAAACTCTGATTTTTCTAGCTCACTTAAGTCTTTGTTTTGTACTAAACTGTTTAGATAATGAAGGTATTCTGTATTCTTTTCTTCTAAATTTTTTTCATCTTTCCCAATAATAATCTCTATTTCGTTGTTCTCGTCAGATCTTAACACAAAGGCTACTTTTTCACCTTTTATT encodes the following:
- a CDS encoding SDR family oxidoreductase, producing MSKVEDYFNVEGKVIAITGGAGVLCSEMARSLGEAGGKIAVLDLSEKALAMLNNELTEKGVEHITIKTNVLQKNDLIRAKDEILKTFGKIDILINGAGGNKPEATTSKDKSFFELPEDAVQWVFNLNFLGTFLASQVFGEYFAEKGYGEIINISSMNAFRPLTNIPAYSAAKAAVSNFTQWLAVHMNQNYSKKIRVNAIAPGFLLTNQNRFLLTNEDGSLTQRGNQILDHTPMGRFGEPKDLISTVMWLISDSSEFVNGVVVPIDGGFAAYSGV
- a CDS encoding amylo-alpha-1,6-glucosidase codes for the protein MYYKIEEDGSLTYFQTFPKEYIISNRSSTMLLKNCMPFSIFSNKYGTVISKIRLNFYPGQRVRFWPDGMSANNGLSKMTVMSDPSAYSFLVKFKNVKNLVFSFTPVFKKEFKLPFFDKIEIPISYQQEVENNGLKFADDFKIIIKKGEIRDLIKGEKVAFVLRSDENNEIEIIIGKDEKNLEEKNTEYLHYLNSLVQNKDLSELEKSEFLFTMHTAFSSIKDYDGNLALAAGVNYSFPNRTYFRDSFWTIQPIMKVDPKFAKNQILFLSEGVHEDGSCPSGVMKLGEEELAFIRSKKDMLPKKAKEFYKYEKDWWSNHHDSGGYYIILLSDYINNTGDLSILKERFQDGTVLDKIGNILKRYISLDTDNDLLFEKPYDSNDWADNVYRNGAVTYDLAIQIKAFEEASLIYDLIGDKKIAEDTREKYQIMKHNFNKKMWNEKKGYFNDFIGDYLEDHLNIDTILALLFDIADEDKKRKTLNAMERMLETKNNKEQKFEDWGVMSVWPFFKSKKHLFSKSVFPYRYHNGSDWPYLSSIYALVKKREGMDYKYPLTRWWEYSLEKGWINPVEYYSPIYARGSLNQGWSSMAATLFF